AGGTGCCCTTGGCCATCATCTCGGCGATGGTGGCGCTCTCCTCGTCCGTGATGCCCGGATCTGCGTCCGGCGGGTACAGCACCAGGGAGGTCCCGGGAACGTCCTTGCGGCCGACGGTGATCCACCGTTTCCCGTCGTACCCGACGTCGTTGAGAACGTCGAATCCGAGCGTGTCGCGATAGAACGCGAGGGAGGCCTCGGGGTCGGTGTGGGGCAGGAAGGTCTGGTGAATGGTGATGTCCATGCCGATCACGGTAGGACCGGGCCACCCGACCGCGCTTCTCGATTCCTGATCGGTCTGGTGACGTTCTTCGCCACGCACGACGGGATGCCCTCCGTCCCGGCGCCCTCCGCAGCCTGTCTGCGGTACACGCTCGGGGGCACACCGACGAGTTCGGTGAAGCGCGTGCTGAAGGTGCCCAGCGACGCGCAGCCCACCGCGAAGCAGACCTCGGTGACGGACATGTCGCCGCGGCGCAGCAGCGCCATCGCGCGTTCGATGCGGCGGGTCATGAGGTAGGCATAGGGCGACTCGCCGTAGGCGGCGCGGAACTGCCGGCTCAGGTGCCCCGCGGACATGCCGACCCCGCGGGCGAGGGCCTCGACGTCGAGGGGTTGCTCGTACTCGCGGTCGATGCGGTCGCGGACGCGGCGCAGCAGCGCGAGGTCGCGCAGGCGCTGAGCGTCGGGTGAACGAGCGGGCACGTCCGTATGGTGCCACCGCCGTCCGGCGGGTGCGACACCGGAAGACATCCCGATTCCGCCCCCACGACGCCCCGGTAGCTGACAACCTGTGCGTACCTGTTCACGAACGGATCGAAAGGTCACCGATGGCTCGCGCGATTCGCGTCGTCGTTCTCGGCTCGGGCTCGTGGGGAACCACGGTCGCCGCCCTCTCCGCACGGAACACCCCCACCCTCGTGTGGTCGCGCAACGAGGAGACCGCCCGCGAGATCTCCACCGAGCACCGCAACCGCCGTTATCTCGGCGAACGTCCCCTGCCGGAGTCCCTGCGGGCCACCTCGGACCTCGTCGAGGCCGCGCACGAGGCCGACGTGCTGGTCGTCGGGGTGCCGTCGGACGCGGTGCGCGAGACGCTCGAACCGATCGCCGACGAACTGCGCGCGTGGGTGCCGGTCGTCTCCCTGGTCAAGGGCCTGGAACCGGGGACGCGGCTGCGACCAACCCAGGTCATGGCCGAGTGCCTGCCCGGCCACCCCGTCGGCCTGCTGGCCGGTCCCAATCTCGCCGGGGAGATCGCCGACGGCATGGCCGCCGCCGCGGTGGTCGCCATGCAGGACGACGCGGTCGCCGCCGCGCTGCAGCCGCTGTTCGCCACCCCGAGGTTCCGCGTCTACCGCAACACCGACGTCCTCGGCTGCGAACTGGGCGGCATCCTCAAGAACATCGTGGCGATCGCGGCCGGGATGGCCGAGGGTCTGAGCGTCGGCGACAACACCCGAGCGATGGTGCTCTCCCGCGGTCTCGCGGAGATGACCCGGCTCGGGGAGGCGATGGGCGCGAGCCCCCGCACCTTCGCCGGCCTGACGGGCATGGGTGATCTGATCGCGACGTGTATGAGCCCGTCCTCACGCAACCGCCGCGTCGGGGAGGCGCTGGCCCGCGGCATGACGATCGAGGAGGCCGTGGATGCGCTCGGGCAGGTGGCGGAGGGTGTGAAGACCGCACCGACGGTGCTCGAACTGGCCCGCGAGTACGGGGTGGAGATGCCCATCGCCGCCGAGGTCGCGGCGGTGGTGACGGGGCAGCGCACCCCCACCGACGTCTATCGCGGGTTGCGGCGGGTCGCACCGGGCGACGAGGAGGACATCGTCTGAGCGGGCCGCGGAGCGGCATCGAACGGACACTGAACGAGCGTTAGGTGAAGCGCTGTGTCATGGTGATGCCATGAGTACTGCCGCCGACCAGTTGTCGACACTCCTCGACACCCGCTTCAGCTGCCGCGCCTTCCTGTCGAAGCAGGTACCGCGCGAGGACATCGAGCGCATGCTGCGCATGGCCCAGCGCACTCCGTCCTGGTGCAACTCCCAGCCGTGGCAGGTCCACCTCGTCAGCGGCGAGGCCACCGACCGGCTGCGCGCGGCCACCTACGCCCAGGCCCTCTCCGGGAAGCTCGATCCCGACATCCCCGGCCCGGCCGAGTACCGCGGCGCGTACGCCGACCGGCGGCGCGCGGCCGGCTACTCGCTGTACAACGCGTTGGGTATCGCCCGCGACGACTTCCAGCGCCGCACCGAGCAGATGCTCGAGAACTACAACCTCTTCGGCGCACCCCACGTCGCGGTCGTCTCCACCGACAAGGCGCTGGGCGTGTACGGCGCGGTGGACTGCGGCGGTTACGTCGCCACCCTGCTGCTCGCCGCCGAGTCGCTCGGTATCGCCGCGGTCCCGCAGGCCGCGGTCGCGATGACGGCGTCGGCGCTGCGGCAGGAACTGGGGATCGGCGAGGACCGCGACATCGTGTGCGCGGTGTCCTTCGGGTACGCCGACGAGGCGCATCCCGCGAACGCCTGCCGCACCGACCGGGCGTCGCTGGAAGAGACGGTGGTCTGGGTCGAGGACTGACATGCCGCGACCTCCCGACATGCACACATGCGCATCAACGACTTTGACAATCATTTTCAAAAGTCGTTATTCCTAGGGGCATGACGACCCTTTCCCGCTACGGCGGTGTCGCGCTCACCGCCGTCGCCGCTACCCTCGCCGCCGCATGCTCGTCCGGAACCGCGAGCACCGAGACCACTCCCCCGACCACTCGCGCCGCCGAGGCCGCGAGCGCACAGCCGCGCCTGGCCCTCACCTACGACGGCGGAGTGCTCCTCGTCGACCAGGGCGATCTCGGCGTCGTCGGCGACTTCGATCTGGACGGATTCAACCGCCTCTCCCCCGCCGGGGACGGACGTCACGTCCTGGTCTCCACCGAGGGAGGCTTCCGGGTCCTGGACACCGGGAGCTGGTCGGAGGCCCACGGCGACCACAGTCACCACTACGCGGGCGAGCCCGCGCTCACCGATCTGTTCTTCGACGCCGAGAAGCCGGGGCACGTCGTCCCGCACGCCGGGGTCACCGCTCTGTTCGACGACGCCACGGGCCGGATCACGGTGTTCGACCCGGAGGACCTCGCGTCCGCGACGGCCCTGCCCGACGTCGATACGCACACGCTGCCCGACGCGCATCACGGCGTGGCCGTGCCCCTGCCCGACGGGCGCATGCTCGTCACCCTCGGCACCAGCGAGAAGCGCACGACCGTCGCGCTTCTCGACGCGAACGGCGACGAGATCACCCGCACCGACGACTGCCCGGGAGTCCACGGCGAGACGACCGCCGCCGACGGCACCGTCGCCTTCGGATGCGAGGACGGGATGGTGATCTACCGCGACGGCGTGTTCTCCAAGGCGCAGGCCCCGGATGTCTACGCTCGCATCGGCAACCAGGCCGGCAGCGAGGACTCCCCCGTCGTGCTCGGCGACTACAAGACCGACCCCGATGCCGACCTGGAACGTCCCGAGCGGGTCGCGCTGGTGGACACCCGCACGGACTCCGTGCGGGTGGTGGATCTCGGTGCGAGCTACACCTTCCGCTCCCTGGGCCGGGGTCCCGCGGGTGAAGGTATCGTCCTCGGCACCGACGGCAACCTCCACGTGATCGACACGGTCATCGGTGAGGTCGTCCGCCGCATCCCCGTCGTCGATCCGTGGACCGAACCCGACGAGTGGCAGGCGCCCCGGCCCGCGCTGGAAGTCGTCGACGGGACGGCGTTCGTGACGGACCCCGCCACGAACTCTCTGCATGCGGTGGAACTGGAATCGGGCGAAGTACGTTCGACCCGGCTTCCGCGCACCCCCAACGAGATCAGCGCCACCTGAGCGGTTCGAAACCGTCGTTGTTGCCGATCCTTTCGGGGATTTCCGGCAACAACGACGGTCTCGGCGCGACACTGTCCAAAACGTAGGACACATGGTTAACTATGTCGAGGAAACTG
This region of Rhodococcus sp. Z13 genomic DNA includes:
- the aztD gene encoding zinc metallochaperone AztD; amino-acid sequence: MTTLSRYGGVALTAVAATLAAACSSGTASTETTPPTTRAAEAASAQPRLALTYDGGVLLVDQGDLGVVGDFDLDGFNRLSPAGDGRHVLVSTEGGFRVLDTGSWSEAHGDHSHHYAGEPALTDLFFDAEKPGHVVPHAGVTALFDDATGRITVFDPEDLASATALPDVDTHTLPDAHHGVAVPLPDGRMLVTLGTSEKRTTVALLDANGDEITRTDDCPGVHGETTAADGTVAFGCEDGMVIYRDGVFSKAQAPDVYARIGNQAGSEDSPVVLGDYKTDPDADLERPERVALVDTRTDSVRVVDLGASYTFRSLGRGPAGEGIVLGTDGNLHVIDTVIGEVVRRIPVVDPWTEPDEWQAPRPALEVVDGTAFVTDPATNSLHAVELESGEVRSTRLPRTPNEISAT
- a CDS encoding nitroreductase translates to MSTAADQLSTLLDTRFSCRAFLSKQVPREDIERMLRMAQRTPSWCNSQPWQVHLVSGEATDRLRAATYAQALSGKLDPDIPGPAEYRGAYADRRRAAGYSLYNALGIARDDFQRRTEQMLENYNLFGAPHVAVVSTDKALGVYGAVDCGGYVATLLLAAESLGIAAVPQAAVAMTASALRQELGIGEDRDIVCAVSFGYADEAHPANACRTDRASLEETVVWVED
- a CDS encoding VOC family protein, which produces MDITIHQTFLPHTDPEASLAFYRDTLGFDVLNDVGYDGKRWITVGRKDVPGTSLVLYPPDADPGITDEESATIAEMMAKGTFASIILATKDLDATFERLQAGDTEVVQEPTDQPYGVRDCAFRDPAGNMVRIQELR
- a CDS encoding NAD(P)H-dependent glycerol-3-phosphate dehydrogenase: MARAIRVVVLGSGSWGTTVAALSARNTPTLVWSRNEETAREISTEHRNRRYLGERPLPESLRATSDLVEAAHEADVLVVGVPSDAVRETLEPIADELRAWVPVVSLVKGLEPGTRLRPTQVMAECLPGHPVGLLAGPNLAGEIADGMAAAAVVAMQDDAVAAALQPLFATPRFRVYRNTDVLGCELGGILKNIVAIAAGMAEGLSVGDNTRAMVLSRGLAEMTRLGEAMGASPRTFAGLTGMGDLIATCMSPSSRNRRVGEALARGMTIEEAVDALGQVAEGVKTAPTVLELAREYGVEMPIAAEVAAVVTGQRTPTDVYRGLRRVAPGDEEDIV
- a CDS encoding helix-turn-helix transcriptional regulator, whose amino-acid sequence is MPARSPDAQRLRDLALLRRVRDRIDREYEQPLDVEALARGVGMSAGHLSRQFRAAYGESPYAYLMTRRIERAMALLRRGDMSVTEVCFAVGCASLGTFSTRFTELVGVPPSVYRRQAAEGAGTEGIPSCVAKNVTRPIRNREARSGGPVLP